One part of the Zerene cesonia ecotype Mississippi chromosome 2, Zerene_cesonia_1.1, whole genome shotgun sequence genome encodes these proteins:
- the LOC119833180 gene encoding glucose dehydrogenase [FAD, quinone]-like produces MAETMIRAAEACPCPLREIGPSMAGSCGSQFLLFMSILESFVNGRCDIVDPCNRVPERDTLDESYDFIVVGGGTSGSVVAARLSENPQWKVLLIEAGGDEPSQSSVPAWVTAYWSRNDTDWNYYTEPQQRACLANGGRCSWHRGKMLGGCSVVNGMMYMRGHAADYDGWAVNGATGWSWFEVMPYFLKSEDNKEIGSGVSGQYHNTGGPLPVQRFRYAPRFAHDVVSAAIELGYPPTSDLNGESSTGFTIAQAFNDNGTRYSTARAYLRPAAHRQNLNVLLNALVSRVIIDPTTKRVTGVEYIKNGETKTIGVTKEVVLSAGTMNSPQILMLSGIGPRQTLDKFNIPVIVDLPGVGQNLHNHVGVTLDFTLTKEPDLPELSWESAMEYMLERRGPLSGTGLSQLTGMINSRLSSAGGRHPDIQYFFSGYHASCGDGSVAQPDQIANKRRISISAIALQPRSRGYLTLQSVDPAQPPLMQPNYFYNEHELNVLVEAARTAYRLANTTILREKYGMQPTEGYGQECPGGGLNPTDEFFRCLAQQRTAPENHQVGTCKMGSNDDPMAVVDPSLSVYGVEGLRVVDASIMPTVPSSNTAAPTVMIGERGAEFVITRHQRFKNRYGTDNVTKGGAINNDNKWSKWDDRPWSWNKNWQNAYKPQDWYRHNHVNHANYQISR; encoded by the exons ATGGCCGAGACAATGATAAGAGCGGCGGAG GCATGTCCGTGTCCGCTGCGGGAGATAGGGCCGTCCATGGCCGGTTCCTGTGGGAGTCAATTCCTGCTATTCATGAGTATTTTGGAGTCGTTCGTGAATGGTCGCTGCGATATTGTGGACCCTTGCAACCGAGTACCGGAGAGAGATACGTTGGACGAAAGCTATGACTTCATCGTGGTTGGCGGTGGTACGTCTGGATCGGTAGTGGCTGCTAGATTGTCAGAAAATCCGCAATGGAAG gtTTTGCTGATAGAAGCTGGAGGTGACGAGCCCTCCCAATCGTCAGTGCCAGCCTGGGTCACAGCTTATTGGAGCCGAAATGATACTGATTGGAATTATTATACAGAACCACAGCAAAGGGCTTGCCTAGCTAATGGTGGAAGATGCTCTTGGCATAGAGGGAAGATGTTAG GAGGTTGTTCAGTAGTCAATGGCATGATGTACATGCGCGGTCACGCAGCTGATTACGACGGTTGGGCGGTCAACGGTGCTACTGGCTGGTCGTGGTTCGAGGTGATGCCCTACTTCCTGAAGAGCGAGGATAATAAGGAAATAGGTTCTGGAGTGTCCGGACAGTACCATAATACCGGCGGGCCACTGCCAGTACAAAGG TTCCGCTATGCACCTCGTTTTGCTCATGATGTTGTATCGGCAGCCATTGAATTAGGTTATCCACCAACCAGCGATTTGAATGGAGAATCTTCTACGGGTTTTACCATCGCACAAGCGTTTAACga caATGGTACTAGATACAGCACAGCGCGTGCCTATCTACGACCGGCAGCACATCGGCAGAACCTAAATGTCCTGTTAAATGCCCTGGTGTCCAGAGTTATCATAGATCCTACAACGAAGAGAGTCACGGGCgtggaatatattaaaaatggagAGACTAAAACAATCGGAGTAACAAAAGAG GTTGTCTTATCAGCTGGTACCATGAATTCACCACAAATTCTCATGCTATCTGGTATAGGACCAAGACAAACGTTGGACAAGTTCAATATACCTGTTATTGTGGACCTTCCCGGCGTTGGTCAGAATCTACATAATCATGTCGGAGTGACGCTAGACTTTACTTTGACCAAGGAACCAGACCTCCCAGAGTTGTCTTGGGAGAGTGCTATGGAGTATATGTTAGAGAGAAGAGGACCACTGTCTGGAACTGGTTTGTCCCAG CTTACGGGCATGATAAACTCTCGCCTGTCGTCCGCCGGCGGGCGCCATCCCGACATCCAATACTTCTTCAGCGGTTACCACGCGTCCTGCGGCGACGGATCCGTCGCGCAGCCGGATCAGATAGCTAATAAGAGGAGGATATC AATATCAGCAATAGCACTGCAACCACGCAGCCGAGGCTACCTCACCCTGCAGTCAGTGGACCCGGCGCAACCTCCTCTGATGCAGCCCAATTACTTCTACAATGAGCACGAGCTTAATGTACTTGTAGAAGCTGCAAGAACGGCGTATCGGCTGGCCAATACTACG ATTCTCCGCGAGAAATACGGTATGCAACCAACCGAAGGCTACGGGCAAGAGTGTCCAGGTGGCGGTTTGAACCCCACGGACGAGTTCTTCAGATGTTTGGCTCAACAGCGCACTGCTCCTGAGAACCATCAAGTGGGCACTTGCAAGATGGGCTCCAACGATGATCCTATGGCTGTTGTTGATCCTTCCCTAAGTGTGTATGGTGTTGAGG GTTTGCGAGTAGTAGACGCATCAATAATGCCTACAGTACCCTCATCGAACACTGCAGCGCCCACGGTAATGATCGGAGAGCGAGGGGCAGAGTTTGTTATCACGAGGCATCAGAGGTTCAAGAATAGATATGGAACGGATAATGTAACGAAAGGCGGTGCTATTAATAATGACAATAA GTGGAGTAAGTGGGACGACAGACCGTGGTCGTGGAACAAGAATTGGCAGAACGCGTACAAACCGCAAGATTGGTACAGACACAATCATGTGAACCACGCtaattatcaaatttctaGATAG
- the LOC119833155 gene encoding condensin complex subunit 3 isoform X1: protein MPHVEIDIPQKVDQPNPRNNPAIFKIFHNVQYNVVQHKKYVKEMIKLYKKIDQDTFRESFKNALHYLFTFGDTSANVDRVVQFVATFCTSLDDEEEFLMFIFEIIFDCQCVSGQSVRYRASQLLAAVLAALGDDASLDDDLCDKLLASQMQRLQDTRGAVRCRAALALQRLQNPMEPDDEVTRAYRFHMSCDPSSSVRRAIVMSIAKCTRNVPFVLERLCDVDDAVRRAAFLYISAINVTQLRVKQRLLTLKVGLTERSPRVKRVVEEILIPGWLSTFEGNIVHLLKAIRLDNAHDAKDSQYVAGKLLESLFKRLSISELLEWLPTEKSLRLVPAEKLNKETAWYWRHLAEHLHKIEDDETLEVVLPDLVVLTGYIRAIVESPCPSESEDPVGFSTRQYVLHELASMLKVYDATDPTGRTALQTLITDTLTGEYGPLDADVIRAFVSALELVLSDVTQRMEVVCRVISALRDPPDVEPVAPPPVDSAEVKLKRARLRVSLNVAIEAQEEAVRDENYALAAECKAKVADIQKKLEDLNIDATPQPPITTIKEKASDTETLNKCLTILNSALDTPQLKSVTPMLQMMFTELEEEIFQNVEILDNALETVALFGMLDKEFAREHKAFFFANLIDTTNEPTVSTVLRCIIDLLCVHGAKVFEDDDVTQSDSKVSKKKRNTLQSEDATEEDGTLSESAISLSPTHSTVIELLLKIMESACATYRLIIVEGICRLLYLGHLESPAILSRLMLLWFNPATVEEDMLRQIIGVFFQTFPISVDGAQEQIQKATLPTLRALANAPSSSPIAEIDQEAVVKFIVSLTRVNHEFIDSQGAMAMVLCGYLVRQPASPEVGLACRMLALLSPPREANVASDLATMLRHLCTKLPDKQSCRNLTRYLGALEAMERASLNKMSNTGITEGTLAGEDSLGILGRTTSSLPQPLARSTHVVINETVEEEVEIDESSPTEPSHISKVQAEPFQDTHTSAAQSSDTDSVVPSKDVSNSGSEGSSGVSPVKKAKITKGKKKKLSMTKQTKTNAIEKDKESKTANGKKQNEKGYKRSRSQRSVEDTDRAKTKAVSKSKEQQEQKSPASDLDVSNITVRKTRGGKSGSSSDSPSSGRSGQGGEKKTQDKAPAPRRSTRSSTGSRSSAAEQFMANDSADDTELHTIVYDNDFQQSLLNETENDSRRVSKSNITIPETPEASEGSDSEPEPIPKGKGKRTNKK, encoded by the exons atgccTCACGTTGAAATAGACATTCCACAAAAAGTGGACCAACCAAACCCACGGAATAATCcagctatttttaaaatatttcataatgtcCAATATAATGTAGtgcaacacaaaaaatacgtgaaagaaatgataaaactttataaaaag aTAGATCAAGATACTTTTCgcgaaagttttaaaaatgcacTGCATTATTTGTTTACCTTTGGGGATACGAGTGCCAACGTTGATCGTGTGGTGCAATTTGTAGCTACTTTTTGTACTTCGCTTGACGATGAAGAGGAATttcttatgtttatatttgaaattatatttgac TGTCAGTGTGTGTCGGGACAGTCTGTGAGATACCGCGCTAGCCAACTGCTGGCAGCTGTGCTTGCTGCACTTGGTGATGATGCATCACTAGATGATGATTTGTGTGATAAGTTGTTAGCATCTCAG ATGCAACGGCTTCAAGATACTCGTGGCGCAGTACGATGCCGGGCCGCACTGGCCCTACAGCGTTTACAAAATCCTATGGAGCCTGATGATGAGGTGACGCGAGCATATCGGTTTCACATGAGCTGTGACCCCAGTTCATCTGTTAGGAG agCGATAGTAATGTCCATAGCCAAATGCACCCGTAATGTGCCATTTGTGTTGGAGAGACTGTGCGATGTGGACGATGCAGTGCGCCGAGCCGCTTTTCTGTATATATCTGCTATTAATGTTACTCAGCTACGAGTTAAACAGAGATTGCTCACTTTGAAG gttGGACTTACTGAACGTAGTCCGCGTGTAAAGAGGGTGGTTGAGGAAATTTTAATACCTGGCTGGTTGAGTACTTTTGAAGGCAATATTGTACACCTCTTAAAGGCTATAAGGTTAGATAATGCGCATGATGCGAAGGACTCGCAGTATGTTGCAGGCAAATTGTTGGAATCACTATTTAA gcGACTTTCAATCTCTGAGCTATTAGAATGGTTGCCGACAGAAAAATCCCTAAGACTAGTGCCAGCTGAGAAGTTGAATAAAGAAACAGCATGGTATTGGCGCCATCTAGCGGAACATCTGCATAAGATTGAGGACGACGAAACGCTAGAAGTGGTGCTACCTGATCTGGTTGTTTTGACTGGATATATTAGAGC taTTGTAGAATCGCCATGCCCTTCGGAAAGCGAGGACCCAGTTGGTTTCAGTACTCGCCAGTATGTGTTGCATGAACTGGCCAGCATGCTGAAGGTATACGATGCAACTGATCCCACTGGCCGTACTGCACTGCAAACCCTTATTACTGATACTCTTACTG GAGAGTACGGGCCGCTAGATGCAGACGTGATTCGTGCGTTCGTATCTGCCCTAGAACTGGTTTTATCGGATGTGACGCAACGCATGGAGGTTGTGTGTCGTGTTATATCCGCTTTGCGGGATCCACCGGATGTTGAGCCGGTCGCACCGCCGCCTGTGGATAGCGCCGAGGTTAAACTGAAG agaGCAAGACTTCGGGTGTCTTTAAATGTTGCCATAGAAGCTCAAGAGGAAGCTGTGAGGGATGAAAACTATGCCCTTGCAGCGGAATGTAAAGCCAAA GTTGCTGATATTCAAAAGAAATTGGAGGATCTAAACATTGATGCTACACCGCAACCGCCTATTACT ACCATTAAAGAGAAAGCGTCAGATACAGAAACGTTGAACAAGTGCCTGACAATACTCAACAGTGCATTAGACACGCCGCAGTTGAAGTCAGTTACGCCCATGTTGCAAATGATGTTCACTGAACTGGAG GAAGAAATATTCcaaaatgttgaaatattgGATAATGCCTTAGAAACGGTAGCTCTGTTTGGAATGCTAGACAAAGAGTTTGCGAGAGAGCATAAGGCTTTCTTCTTTGCTAAC ctAATAGACACAACAAACGAGCCCACAGTGTCAACAGTGTTGCGTTGCATAATAGATTTGCTGTGCGTGCACGGCGCTAAAGTGTTCGAAGATGATGACGTCACACAAAGTGATAGCAAAGTTAGCAAAAAGAAACGCAACACACTGCAATCTGAAGATGCTACTGAAGAAGATG GTACATTATCTGAATCAGCAATATCATTATCGCCAACTCATAGCACTGTCATTGAACtacttttgaaaataatggaAAGTGCT TGCGCCACATATCGACTTATTATTGTTGAAGGCATTTgtcgattattatatttgggTCATCTGGAATCGCCAGCAATTCTCAGCCGTTTGATGTTACTCTGGTTCAATCCTGCCACAG tggaGGAAGATATGCTACGTCAAATTATAGGCGTGTTTTTCCAAACATTCCCGATAAGCGTGGATGGGGCACAGGAACAAATTCAG AAAGCGACATTGCCAACACTCAGAGCGCTAGCAAACGCACCGTCGAGTTCTCCGATCGCTGAGATCGACCAAGAGGCTGTGGTCAAGTTTATCGTGTCTCTCACTAGAGTTAACCATGAG TTCATAGACAGTCAAGGAGCAATGGCGATGGTGCTATGTGGATACCTAGTTCGTCAGCCGGCGTCGCCTGAAGTGGGGCTGGCGTGTCGAATGCTAGCGTTACTCTCACCGCCCAGAGAAGCGAATGTTGCTTCCGACTTGGCCACTATGTTGAGGCATTTATGCACG AAATTGCCTGATAAACAGTCGTGTCGAAACCTAACGCGATATCTCGGCGCGTTAGAAGCAATGGAGAGGGCGAGTCTTAATAAAATGTCCAATACGG GTATAACTGAAGGAACATTGGCTGGTGAAGACTCATTAGGTATACTGGGACGGACCACATCTTCTTTAC CGCAACCGTTAGCACGCAGCACGCATGtagttataaatgaaacagtTGAAGAAGAAGTGGAAATCGACGAATCTTCGCCAACTGAACCGTCACATATATCGAAag TACAAGCGGAACCCTTCCAAGATACGCATACGTCAGCTGCCCAATCATCAGACACAGATTCCGTCGTACCATCCAAGGATGTTTCAAATAGCGGTTCAGAAGGAAGCAGTGGAGTTTCGCCAGTAAAGAAAGCCAAAATTACTAAAG GTAAGAAAAAGAAGCTGTCAATgacgaaacaaacaaaaacaaatgctATAGAAAAAGACAAAGAGAGCAAGACAGCAAATGGAAAGAAGCAAAATGAAAAAGGGTATAAGAGGAGTCGGTCACAGCGATCGGTAGAAGATACTGATAgag cTAAAACTAAGGCAGTAAGCAAGTCGAAAGAGCAGCAGGAACAGAAATCACCAGCATCCGATCTCGATGTATCCAATATAACGGTACGCAAGACGCGCGGCGGCAAGTCCGGTTCCAGCTCAGACTCTCCGAGCTCTGGGCGAAGTGGCCAGGGCGGTGAAAAGAAAACGCAAGACAAAG CCCCAGCGCCGCGGCGTTCCACTCGCTCGTCGACGGGTTCCCGCAGCAGTGCGGCGGAACAGTTCATGGCGAACGATTCAGCGGACGACACAGAGCTGCACACTATTGTCTATGATAATGATTTT CAACAATCTTTACTAAATGAAACCGAGAATGACAGCAGAAGAGTAAGCAAATCCAACATTACTATACCAGAGACACCGGAGGCTAGCGAAGG GTCGGATTCTGAACCAGAACCTATACCAAAAGGCAAAGGAAAACgtacaaataagaaataa
- the LOC119833155 gene encoding condensin complex subunit 3 isoform X2, protein MPHVEIDIPQKVDQPNPRNNPAIFKIFHNVQYNVVQHKKYVKEMIKLYKKIDQDTFRESFKNALHYLFTFGDTSANVDRVVQFVATFCTSLDDEEEFLMFIFEIIFDCQCVSGQSVRYRASQLLAAVLAALGDDASLDDDLCDKLLASQMQRLQDTRGAVRCRAALALQRLQNPMEPDDEVTRAYRFHMSCDPSSSVRRAIVMSIAKCTRNVPFVLERLCDVDDAVRRAAFLYISAINVTQLRVKQRLLTLKVGLTERSPRVKRVVEEILIPGWLSTFEGNIVHLLKAIRLDNAHDAKDSQYVAGKLLESLFKRLSISELLEWLPTEKSLRLVPAEKLNKETAWYWRHLAEHLHKIEDDETLEVVLPDLVVLTGYIRAIVESPCPSESEDPVGFSTRQYVLHELASMLKVYDATDPTGRTALQTLITDTLTGEYGPLDADVIRAFVSALELVLSDVTQRMEVVCRVISALRDPPDVEPVAPPPVDSAEVKLKRARLRVSLNVAIEAQEEAVRDENYALAAECKAKVADIQKKLEDLNIDATPQPPITTIKEKASDTETLNKCLTILNSALDTPQLKSVTPMLQMMFTELEEEIFQNVEILDNALETVALFGMLDKEFAREHKAFFFANLIDTTNEPTVSTVLRCIIDLLCVHGAKVFEDDDVTQSDSKVSKKKRNTLQSEDATEEDGTLSESAISLSPTHSTVIELLLKIMESACATYRLIIVEGICRLLYLGHLESPAILSRLMLLWFNPATVEEDMLRQIIGVFFQTFPISVDGAQEQIQKATLPTLRALANAPSSSPIAEIDQEAVVKFIVSLTRVNHEFIDSQGAMAMVLCGYLVRQPASPEVGLACRMLALLSPPREANVASDLATMLRHLCTKLPDKQSCRNLTRYLGALEAMERASLNKMSNTGITEGTLAGEDSLGILGRTTSSLPQPLARSTHVVINETVEEEVEIDESSPTEPSHISKVQAEPFQDTHTSAAQSSDTDSVVPSKDVSNSGSEGSSGVSPVKKAKITKGKKKKLSMTKQTKTNAIEKDKESKTANGKKQNEKGYKRSRSQRSVEDTDRAKTKAVSKSKEQQEQKSPASDLDVSNITVRKTRGGKSGSSSDSPSSGRSGQGGEKKTQDKAPRRSTRSSTGSRSSAAEQFMANDSADDTELHTIVYDNDFQQSLLNETENDSRRVSKSNITIPETPEASEGSDSEPEPIPKGKGKRTNKK, encoded by the exons atgccTCACGTTGAAATAGACATTCCACAAAAAGTGGACCAACCAAACCCACGGAATAATCcagctatttttaaaatatttcataatgtcCAATATAATGTAGtgcaacacaaaaaatacgtgaaagaaatgataaaactttataaaaag aTAGATCAAGATACTTTTCgcgaaagttttaaaaatgcacTGCATTATTTGTTTACCTTTGGGGATACGAGTGCCAACGTTGATCGTGTGGTGCAATTTGTAGCTACTTTTTGTACTTCGCTTGACGATGAAGAGGAATttcttatgtttatatttgaaattatatttgac TGTCAGTGTGTGTCGGGACAGTCTGTGAGATACCGCGCTAGCCAACTGCTGGCAGCTGTGCTTGCTGCACTTGGTGATGATGCATCACTAGATGATGATTTGTGTGATAAGTTGTTAGCATCTCAG ATGCAACGGCTTCAAGATACTCGTGGCGCAGTACGATGCCGGGCCGCACTGGCCCTACAGCGTTTACAAAATCCTATGGAGCCTGATGATGAGGTGACGCGAGCATATCGGTTTCACATGAGCTGTGACCCCAGTTCATCTGTTAGGAG agCGATAGTAATGTCCATAGCCAAATGCACCCGTAATGTGCCATTTGTGTTGGAGAGACTGTGCGATGTGGACGATGCAGTGCGCCGAGCCGCTTTTCTGTATATATCTGCTATTAATGTTACTCAGCTACGAGTTAAACAGAGATTGCTCACTTTGAAG gttGGACTTACTGAACGTAGTCCGCGTGTAAAGAGGGTGGTTGAGGAAATTTTAATACCTGGCTGGTTGAGTACTTTTGAAGGCAATATTGTACACCTCTTAAAGGCTATAAGGTTAGATAATGCGCATGATGCGAAGGACTCGCAGTATGTTGCAGGCAAATTGTTGGAATCACTATTTAA gcGACTTTCAATCTCTGAGCTATTAGAATGGTTGCCGACAGAAAAATCCCTAAGACTAGTGCCAGCTGAGAAGTTGAATAAAGAAACAGCATGGTATTGGCGCCATCTAGCGGAACATCTGCATAAGATTGAGGACGACGAAACGCTAGAAGTGGTGCTACCTGATCTGGTTGTTTTGACTGGATATATTAGAGC taTTGTAGAATCGCCATGCCCTTCGGAAAGCGAGGACCCAGTTGGTTTCAGTACTCGCCAGTATGTGTTGCATGAACTGGCCAGCATGCTGAAGGTATACGATGCAACTGATCCCACTGGCCGTACTGCACTGCAAACCCTTATTACTGATACTCTTACTG GAGAGTACGGGCCGCTAGATGCAGACGTGATTCGTGCGTTCGTATCTGCCCTAGAACTGGTTTTATCGGATGTGACGCAACGCATGGAGGTTGTGTGTCGTGTTATATCCGCTTTGCGGGATCCACCGGATGTTGAGCCGGTCGCACCGCCGCCTGTGGATAGCGCCGAGGTTAAACTGAAG agaGCAAGACTTCGGGTGTCTTTAAATGTTGCCATAGAAGCTCAAGAGGAAGCTGTGAGGGATGAAAACTATGCCCTTGCAGCGGAATGTAAAGCCAAA GTTGCTGATATTCAAAAGAAATTGGAGGATCTAAACATTGATGCTACACCGCAACCGCCTATTACT ACCATTAAAGAGAAAGCGTCAGATACAGAAACGTTGAACAAGTGCCTGACAATACTCAACAGTGCATTAGACACGCCGCAGTTGAAGTCAGTTACGCCCATGTTGCAAATGATGTTCACTGAACTGGAG GAAGAAATATTCcaaaatgttgaaatattgGATAATGCCTTAGAAACGGTAGCTCTGTTTGGAATGCTAGACAAAGAGTTTGCGAGAGAGCATAAGGCTTTCTTCTTTGCTAAC ctAATAGACACAACAAACGAGCCCACAGTGTCAACAGTGTTGCGTTGCATAATAGATTTGCTGTGCGTGCACGGCGCTAAAGTGTTCGAAGATGATGACGTCACACAAAGTGATAGCAAAGTTAGCAAAAAGAAACGCAACACACTGCAATCTGAAGATGCTACTGAAGAAGATG GTACATTATCTGAATCAGCAATATCATTATCGCCAACTCATAGCACTGTCATTGAACtacttttgaaaataatggaAAGTGCT TGCGCCACATATCGACTTATTATTGTTGAAGGCATTTgtcgattattatatttgggTCATCTGGAATCGCCAGCAATTCTCAGCCGTTTGATGTTACTCTGGTTCAATCCTGCCACAG tggaGGAAGATATGCTACGTCAAATTATAGGCGTGTTTTTCCAAACATTCCCGATAAGCGTGGATGGGGCACAGGAACAAATTCAG AAAGCGACATTGCCAACACTCAGAGCGCTAGCAAACGCACCGTCGAGTTCTCCGATCGCTGAGATCGACCAAGAGGCTGTGGTCAAGTTTATCGTGTCTCTCACTAGAGTTAACCATGAG TTCATAGACAGTCAAGGAGCAATGGCGATGGTGCTATGTGGATACCTAGTTCGTCAGCCGGCGTCGCCTGAAGTGGGGCTGGCGTGTCGAATGCTAGCGTTACTCTCACCGCCCAGAGAAGCGAATGTTGCTTCCGACTTGGCCACTATGTTGAGGCATTTATGCACG AAATTGCCTGATAAACAGTCGTGTCGAAACCTAACGCGATATCTCGGCGCGTTAGAAGCAATGGAGAGGGCGAGTCTTAATAAAATGTCCAATACGG GTATAACTGAAGGAACATTGGCTGGTGAAGACTCATTAGGTATACTGGGACGGACCACATCTTCTTTAC CGCAACCGTTAGCACGCAGCACGCATGtagttataaatgaaacagtTGAAGAAGAAGTGGAAATCGACGAATCTTCGCCAACTGAACCGTCACATATATCGAAag TACAAGCGGAACCCTTCCAAGATACGCATACGTCAGCTGCCCAATCATCAGACACAGATTCCGTCGTACCATCCAAGGATGTTTCAAATAGCGGTTCAGAAGGAAGCAGTGGAGTTTCGCCAGTAAAGAAAGCCAAAATTACTAAAG GTAAGAAAAAGAAGCTGTCAATgacgaaacaaacaaaaacaaatgctATAGAAAAAGACAAAGAGAGCAAGACAGCAAATGGAAAGAAGCAAAATGAAAAAGGGTATAAGAGGAGTCGGTCACAGCGATCGGTAGAAGATACTGATAgag cTAAAACTAAGGCAGTAAGCAAGTCGAAAGAGCAGCAGGAACAGAAATCACCAGCATCCGATCTCGATGTATCCAATATAACGGTACGCAAGACGCGCGGCGGCAAGTCCGGTTCCAGCTCAGACTCTCCGAGCTCTGGGCGAAGTGGCCAGGGCGGTGAAAAGAAAACGCAAGACAAAG CGCCGCGGCGTTCCACTCGCTCGTCGACGGGTTCCCGCAGCAGTGCGGCGGAACAGTTCATGGCGAACGATTCAGCGGACGACACAGAGCTGCACACTATTGTCTATGATAATGATTTT CAACAATCTTTACTAAATGAAACCGAGAATGACAGCAGAAGAGTAAGCAAATCCAACATTACTATACCAGAGACACCGGAGGCTAGCGAAGG GTCGGATTCTGAACCAGAACCTATACCAAAAGGCAAAGGAAAACgtacaaataagaaataa